From Puntigrus tetrazona isolate hp1 chromosome 8, ASM1883169v1, whole genome shotgun sequence, the proteins below share one genomic window:
- the LOC122350181 gene encoding TRAF3-interacting JNK-activating modulator, with protein MEGAHNKRRSPAANYEYKVEQRAMKHREISHRNNTTSCRSPTRDLDTRWIKNELHRKRQFEFFRRRPVDHGTYALLSAVPRHRYSRETLHTPENMTQTLTSIRRPLITTQNVKLPREGTNFTKQTGSTSPMNNEHDLKSDEWEVPLPVLNSVRLHGKMKKERVLLKEISQLSNTQKTLQTASIQTESGFVTVKEADVHQLADYLEEALHREEVLKKKLSNLQKSATTLLHSTELLWKTRSDEDLLKSKIKALEAQLQVCFKKFPQDGVKKVMIKMEKQREEYEQKAIKTIQRVENEKAEAQSKMEYLQGVLQTAQAESEQWQRLYEEQKEGSNQLKKRQDECTDQMLQLQGHLERSEEQEEMLRTHNESLQQERTELHSFISKLEDENINLKEHLQELTEHNHEWWNSSTEIHEDASGFEEVLWSDNSKASHLKETEHRLRIKEKKCIELQTDLEILERECYSYQSRLTQCREELNRLMRRQNNSRIRSCGSWICLFLFLLLLMVVAVAALWFYHPPAREQLRTFYSDLEQRVEDYLIQKASAQHGGCFRPV; from the exons ATGGAGGGTGCTCACAACAAAAGAAGGTCACCGGCTGCAAATTACGAGTATAAAGTGGAGCAGCGTGCCATGAAGCACAGAGAAATCAGCCATCGGAATAACACAACATCATGCCGCAGTCCCACGAGGGATCTGGACACGAGGTGGATTAAAAATGAACTGCATCGCAAAAGACAGTTTGAGTTCTTCAGAAGAAGACCAGTGGACCATGGCACATACGCACTGTTATCTGCAGTGCCAAGGCACAGATACTCGAGGGAAACCCTGCATACACCAGAGAACATGACGCAAACCTTAACGTCAATCAGACGGCCCTTGATAACAACTCAAAATGTAAAGCTCCCAAGAGAAGGCACTAACTTTACAAAGCAG ACAGGCTCCACATCTCCAATGAATAATGAACACGACCTGAAATCAGATGAATGGGAGGTACCGTTACCAGTCCTGAATTCTGTTCGGCTTcatggaaaaatgaaaaaggaacGAG TTTTACTTAAAGAAATCAGTCAGCTCTCAAACACTCAGAAGACACTGCAAACCGCCAGCATTCAGACTGA GTCTGGATTTGTTACCGTCAAAGAAGCA GATGTACACCAGTTGGCTGACTATTTAGAA GAGGCCTTACACAGAGAAGAggttcttaaaaagaagctctCGAACCTCCAGAAGAGCGCCACCACATTACTGCACTCTACAGAGCTCCTATGGAAG ACACGCAGCGACGAGGACTTGCTGAAGAGCAAGATCAAAGCTCTGGAGGCGCAGCTGCAGGTTTGCTTTAAG AAGTTTCCTCAAGATGGGGTCAAAAAAGTGATGATAAAGatggaaaaacagagagaggagTATGAACAGAAGGCTATAAAGACTATTCAGAGGGTGGAGAATGAGAAAGCGGAGGCTCAGAGTAAGATGGAGTATCTCCAG GGGGTGCTGCAGACAGCACAGGCAGAGTCTGAGCAGTGGCAGAGGTTGTATGAGGAGCAGAAAGAGGGTTCGAATCAGCTGAAAAAGAGGCAGGATGAGTGCACCGATCAGATGCTACAGCTGCAGGGTCACTTGGAG CGTTCTGAGGAACAGGAGGAGATGCTGAGGACACATAATGAATCTCTGCAGCAGGAGAGAACAGAGCTTCATTCCTTCATCTCAAAGCTGGAGGACGAGAACATCAACCTGAAAGAACATCTACAGGAACTCACAG aacacaACCATGAGTGGTGGAACAGTAGCACAGAAATACATGAAGATGCTTCAGGATTTGAGGAGGTCCTGTGGTCAGATAACAGCAAAGCCAGTCATCTGAAAGAGACTGAACATAGACtcagaattaaagaaaaaaag TGCATAGAGCTGCAGACTGATCTTGAGATCCTGGAGAGAGAGTGTTACAGCTATCAGTCCCGTCTGACCCAGTGCAGAGAAGAACTGAACAGACTGATGAGACGCCAGAACAACAGCAGG ATTCGAAGTTGTGGCTCCTGGATCTGTCTATTTCTCTTCTTACTGCTCCTGATGGTGGTGGCGGTGGCAGCCCTGTGGTTTTATCATCCACCCGCCAGAGAGCAGCTCCGCACGTTTTACTCTGACCTGGAGCAGCGTGTGGAGGACTACCTCATCCAGAAAGCTTCAGCGCAGCACGGAGGCTGCTTCAGACCTGTGTGA